The region AAGTAAATTTGGATAAGACTAAGACAAAAGAAGCTGTTGGTATATTGAAATCTTTATCTAAAATCAAAGGTTTTGAAAAATTGATCGTAAAAAAGAAAAACGCCGCTCTTGTTGCTATGCCTGCTAAAGATATTAATACATCGTTAAGTTTTAGAAATATTTCCGGTATTGGCGTCGGAGAAGTTAAGAATCTAAATATATTGGATATTTTATCTTCTAAATATTTGATAATGCTTAATACTAAAGATTCTATTGGCGTTTTAGAATCTCGCATAAAAGTTTAGTTTATTTTTTGAAATCATATTGGTCGCCATCGGTATTTAATTGTTAAGCAACTTTTGAATTTAAGAGTTTGCTTGTTGACAAATAAGCTCAATTTGATAATATGTTTTCTAGACCTTATAGTCTGCCCGAAGGTAGATAAGCCTGCCTGCCGGTAGGTAGGTCTGCCTGCCGGTAGGTAGGTCTTTGTTTTTATTATGGCAATTTTGGAAATGTTTAAAAAAGGAGAAGAAAAAAAGCCTAAGAAAGAGGCGGTTGTTAAATCTACCATAAAAAATACTAAAAAGCCGGCAGTAAAGAAAGATGAAGCAGTAAAAAGTGAAAAGAATGTTAAAATGCCTGTTGACAATAGCAAGATGTTTATAAAATTAGTTACTGAAAAAACAACCGATTTGGCTATAAATGGAGCTTATTCTTTTAAGATTGACCCTAATTCAAATAAAATAATAGTAAAAAATGAGATAAAGAAACTATACGGAGTAAGCCCTGTAAAGATTAATATTGTTAATTCTCCATATAAAAAGGTTTCTTATCGCGGAAGGCCAAGCAAAAGACCAGGATTTAAAAAGGCGATTGTTTATTTAAAAGCAGGAGATAAACTTCCTGAGTAATTACTATGAAAAAATATAAGCCTACAACTCCATCAAGACGAAATATGTCCACCGTATCATACAGTGGAGTTTTGACTGCAAGGAATCCTAAAAAGAGCCTAACAGGCGGTTTTAAAAGGAGCGTAGGCAGAAATTCTAGCGGGAGAATTACTTCTGGCCAAAAGGGCGGCGGAGTAAAGCGTCTTTATAGGCAGATTGATTTTAAATATAATAAATTTGACATTCCGGCTAAAATTGAGACTATTGAGTATGACCCTAACAGATCAGGGTTTATAGGTCTTGTCTTGTATGATGACGGAGAAAGAAGGTATGTTCTTTTGCCGAACGGCATAAAACCTGGCGCTAAAATTATAACTTCAGAGAAGTCGGAACTTTCTATCGGTAATCGTTTGCCTTTAAATAAGATTCCGGTTGGGACTTTTGTTTATAATGTGGAAATGAAGCCCAATGGTGGAGCAAAGATTGCCAGAAGTGCCGGTAATTATGCTGAGGTGATTGCAAGTGAAGGAGGGTTTGTTCATTTGAAAATGCCTTCAAGCGAAATTAGGAAAGTTTTAGGCGGTTCTTGGGCTTCTATCGGGGCTGTTTCAAACGAGGAATACAGGCTTGCAAATAAAGGCAAAGCTGGGCGAAACAGGTGGCTTGGTAAGCGTCCTAAAGTAAGAGGAAGTGCGATGAACCCTGTTGATCATCCGTACGGAGGAGGCGAAGGAAGACAACCGCAAGGAACCAAAAGGCCTAAAAACAGATGGGGTAAGGGTACTCGTGGAGTAAAGACGAGAAAATCAAAGAAATATTCAAATGTTTTTATTGTTAACAGGAGAAAAAGTAAGAAAAAATAAGTATGGCAAGATCAATTAAAAAAGGACCATTTATTGAGCCGAGACTCTTAAAGAAGATTCAAGGAAAGAAACCGGATAATACGGGGATTGTTAAGACGTGGTCAAGAAGGTCTCAGATTTCTCCGGAAATGGTAGGTTTTGTTTTTGGCGTTCATAATGGAAGAGAGTTTATAGAAGTGAGAGTTACGGAAGAAATGGTGGGACATAGGCTTGGCGAGTTTAGTTTGACCAGGAAATTCATAAGGCACGGAGGAAAGATGCAGAAAGAGCTGGAGCAAAAGAAGAAAGAAGCTGAGATAGCATCTGCTAAGGCCGCTAAAGCTCCTGCTGATAATGTTAAAAAATAATATGAGATAATAAAATTTAAGAGTTTCTGCGAAAAATCAAAACTGTAATTTCCTGCAAGAGCCAAACGACAAGGGACAGTTTTCGGAAATCAAGTTTTGATTTTTAGCAGAGATTAATTTTTAATATGAAAGATGTAAAAGCACAATTAAATAATTTGAGAATAGCGCCAAGGAAAGTAAGGCTTGTTTCCGAATTGATAAAAGGCCTTCCTGTAATGAAGGCGGTATCTCAGCTTACTTTTTCAAAGAAGCGTTCAGCTTTGCTTATAATGAAGCTTGTCAATTCTGCTGTCGCTAATGCTTCAAATAATTTTAAGCTTGATAAAGATTATTTATATGTTAAAGATATAAAGGTAGATGAAGGGCCTGCGCTAAAGAGGTATATGCCAAGGGCGCGAGGGCGAGCCGCTCTTATAAAAAAGAGAACAAGCCATATCACTCTTGTTCTTCAAGAACAAGAAAAAAAATCCAAAGCACGAAGCGCGAAATCCGAAACAATGTCAAAATCCAAATTAATAAAATAAAAAAATGTTTAGAAAATTAGAATTTAAAAATTATAAGTTGTCTCGAATTTCGAATTTCGAATTTCGAATTTAAGTATTTTATGAGCCATTCAGTACATCCATATTCATTTAGATTAGGAATCATACGCGGTTGGAAATCGCGCTGGTTCAACACGAAAAAATACACAAAATTCTTGAAAGAAGATGTTCTCATAAGAGAATGGCTTGAGAAAAAGATGCGCGGTATGTATGTTGAGAGCATAGAAATAGAAAGAGAGCCTAATATTTTTCATATAATAATAAAAACATCAAGACCAGGGATTGTTATAGGGAGAAAAGGAGAAGGGATAGATAAGCTCAAGAAAGATATTTCCAAAATGCTTCATAAGTTCAAGTCTGATGGGTCAGGAGAGCTTAAATTAACAGTTGAAGAGGTGTCATCGCCTGAGTCAAAGGCCGCTATTGTGGCGCAGATGATGATAGAAGGACTTGAGAAAAGAATGTCTTTCAGAAGACTTTTGAAACAGACTATAGAAAAAGTTTCTTCAAATAAAGATGTTGAAGGGGTCAAAATAATGCTTGCGGGAAGACTTGATGGAGCTGAAATGTCCAGGACAGAATGGCTTAAGAAGGGCAGGATTCCGCTTCAGACACTTAGGGCTGATATTGATTTTGCGAGAGATAAGGCTCATATGTCTTATGGAGATATTGGAATAAAG is a window of Patescibacteria group bacterium DNA encoding:
- the rplB gene encoding 50S ribosomal protein L2, which encodes MTMKKYKPTTPSRRNMSTVSYSGVLTARNPKKSLTGGFKRSVGRNSSGRITSGQKGGGVKRLYRQIDFKYNKFDIPAKIETIEYDPNRSGFIGLVLYDDGERRYVLLPNGIKPGAKIITSEKSELSIGNRLPLNKIPVGTFVYNVEMKPNGGAKIARSAGNYAEVIASEGGFVHLKMPSSEIRKVLGGSWASIGAVSNEEYRLANKGKAGRNRWLGKRPKVRGSAMNPVDHPYGGGEGRQPQGTKRPKNRWGKGTRGVKTRKSKKYSNVFIVNRRKSKKK
- the rplV gene encoding 50S ribosomal protein L22, with translation MKDVKAQLNNLRIAPRKVRLVSELIKGLPVMKAVSQLTFSKKRSALLIMKLVNSAVANASNNFKLDKDYLYVKDIKVDEGPALKRYMPRARGRAALIKKRTSHITLVLQEQEKKSKARSAKSETMSKSKLIK
- a CDS encoding 50S ribosomal protein L23; its protein translation is MAILEMFKKGEEKKPKKEAVVKSTIKNTKKPAVKKDEAVKSEKNVKMPVDNSKMFIKLVTEKTTDLAINGAYSFKIDPNSNKIIVKNEIKKLYGVSPVKINIVNSPYKKVSYRGRPSKRPGFKKAIVYLKAGDKLPE
- the rpsS gene encoding 30S ribosomal protein S19; the protein is MARSIKKGPFIEPRLLKKIQGKKPDNTGIVKTWSRRSQISPEMVGFVFGVHNGREFIEVRVTEEMVGHRLGEFSLTRKFIRHGGKMQKELEQKKKEAEIASAKAAKAPADNVKK
- the rpsC gene encoding 30S ribosomal protein S3, whose protein sequence is MSHSVHPYSFRLGIIRGWKSRWFNTKKYTKFLKEDVLIREWLEKKMRGMYVESIEIEREPNIFHIIIKTSRPGIVIGRKGEGIDKLKKDISKMLHKFKSDGSGELKLTVEEVSSPESKAAIVAQMMIEGLEKRMSFRRLLKQTIEKVSSNKDVEGVKIMLAGRLDGAEMSRTEWLKKGRIPLQTLRADIDFARDKAHMSYGDIGIKVWIYRGERFE